A genome region from Sphingomonas anseongensis includes the following:
- a CDS encoding EAL domain-containing protein, translated as MRDVHTRDLDRTAPKPWRTLLWIAIAGLIFGALGLGEIGEDVLRTGRNSLHWHKASGDIVVVKMDDASNRFVGRVPPWPRRYYAKLTDELTRAGAKRIFFDVKFYGATDPTDDRMFTESLTRSGRVTLAVRGPSRTNFEGESEELPLPAFASHAHLGSINWFYNYQNAVWQLPYATSTSKAPLPSFSALLSDRAGPPTRSFTVDYSVDPQSIPSVSAGAVLASRFPAEVVRGKDVIVGTTTDAGGDMYFVPGVGQMGGVFIHALGAETLKAGRPIDLGWLPLLLASIASAAFVLFRRVDQHKLLLMGIAAIATLVGPAALEARLIFVDVTPALLVLAATSALLLRGRFRKRGLIDPVSGLPNLTALKSARGTRDKALIVARILNYAEIAATLPTSSERQLVEQIVSRLSVGARDRTFYQGDDGIFAWFDEPGKPFGHHLEALHALFRTPVRVNGMAIDLSISFGVEIGSGRSIANRLGSALLAAEQAAHDGLKWKYHDPDSLQDASWKLSMLSQLDDAVDRGEVWAAYQPKVDLKTRKIVGAEALARWTHPEKGPIAAAEFIAAAEQNDRIGKLTAFMLDGAISAAATLNKGDHHFDMSVNLSGRLLSDKALVGRIAILLERHGLDPRHLTLELTETAALAGSGEALEMLTQLRELGLNISIDDYGTGLSTLEYLKKIPASEIKIDQSFIKGMVDNRSEKLMVSSTIALAHSLGRQVVAEGVETREALELLAELECDIAQGYITGRPMSLESLRRRLASERRSKVA; from the coding sequence GTGCGTGACGTGCACACACGTGACCTCGACCGGACGGCGCCAAAGCCCTGGCGGACCCTGCTTTGGATCGCCATTGCGGGGCTGATCTTCGGCGCCCTTGGCCTTGGCGAAATCGGCGAGGACGTCCTTCGCACCGGACGAAACAGCCTCCACTGGCACAAGGCGAGCGGCGACATCGTCGTCGTGAAGATGGACGATGCGTCGAACCGCTTCGTCGGCCGCGTACCGCCCTGGCCGCGCCGCTATTACGCCAAATTGACCGACGAGCTCACCCGCGCCGGAGCCAAGCGGATATTCTTCGACGTGAAGTTCTACGGCGCGACCGACCCAACCGATGACAGGATGTTCACCGAATCCCTGACCCGGTCGGGACGCGTAACGCTTGCCGTTCGCGGCCCTTCGCGTACCAATTTCGAGGGCGAGTCAGAGGAGCTGCCGCTGCCCGCATTCGCGAGCCATGCTCATCTCGGAAGCATCAATTGGTTCTACAATTACCAGAATGCTGTCTGGCAGCTTCCCTACGCTACCAGCACATCGAAGGCGCCGCTGCCGTCATTCTCCGCTTTGCTGTCTGACCGCGCCGGGCCGCCGACGCGTTCGTTCACGGTCGACTATTCCGTCGATCCGCAGTCCATCCCATCCGTTTCCGCCGGAGCGGTGCTCGCCTCCAGGTTCCCTGCCGAGGTGGTGCGCGGCAAGGACGTGATCGTGGGCACGACCACTGACGCCGGCGGGGACATGTACTTCGTTCCCGGCGTCGGACAGATGGGCGGCGTCTTCATCCATGCGCTCGGCGCGGAAACGCTCAAGGCCGGAAGGCCGATCGACCTCGGGTGGTTGCCCCTCCTGCTGGCGAGCATCGCCTCCGCCGCGTTCGTTCTGTTCCGCCGTGTCGACCAGCACAAATTGCTGTTGATGGGCATCGCCGCCATCGCCACGCTGGTGGGACCGGCGGCCCTGGAGGCGCGGCTGATCTTCGTCGACGTAACTCCGGCTTTGCTCGTCCTTGCGGCGACCAGCGCCCTGCTGCTGCGGGGACGGTTCAGGAAGCGCGGCCTGATCGACCCGGTTTCCGGCCTTCCGAACCTGACCGCGCTGAAGTCGGCCCGCGGTACCCGCGACAAGGCGCTGATCGTCGCTCGCATCCTCAACTATGCGGAAATCGCTGCGACCCTTCCGACATCGTCCGAGCGCCAGCTCGTCGAACAGATCGTCTCGCGCCTGTCGGTCGGCGCTCGCGACCGGACCTTCTACCAGGGCGATGATGGGATCTTCGCGTGGTTCGACGAGCCGGGGAAACCGTTTGGGCACCACCTCGAAGCGCTGCATGCCCTCTTCCGCACGCCGGTCCGGGTCAATGGCATGGCGATCGACCTGTCGATCAGCTTCGGCGTCGAGATCGGCAGCGGGCGGTCTATCGCTAACCGTCTTGGAAGCGCGCTTCTTGCCGCCGAGCAGGCCGCACACGACGGGCTGAAATGGAAGTACCACGACCCAGATTCATTGCAGGATGCATCGTGGAAGCTGTCGATGCTCAGCCAGCTGGATGATGCTGTCGACCGCGGCGAGGTGTGGGCTGCCTATCAGCCGAAGGTCGACCTCAAGACGCGCAAGATCGTCGGGGCCGAAGCGCTGGCTCGCTGGACCCACCCTGAAAAGGGCCCCATCGCCGCGGCGGAGTTCATCGCGGCCGCCGAGCAGAACGATCGAATCGGCAAGCTGACCGCCTTCATGCTCGACGGTGCGATCTCCGCCGCCGCGACGCTCAACAAGGGCGACCACCACTTCGACATGTCGGTCAACCTGTCGGGTCGCCTTCTCAGCGACAAGGCGCTGGTCGGCCGAATCGCAATCCTGCTGGAGCGGCACGGCCTTGATCCCAGGCACCTGACGCTCGAACTAACGGAAACGGCGGCTCTTGCCGGCAGCGGCGAGGCGCTCGAGATGCTCACCCAGCTCCGCGAGCTCGGGCTTAACATCTCGATCGACGATTACGGGACCGGTTTGTCGACGCTCGAATATCTGAAGAAAATCCCGGCGAGCGAGATCAAGATCGACCAGAGCTTCATCAAGGGCATGGTCGACAATCGAAGCGAAAAGCTGATGGTCAGCTCTACCATCGCCCTCGCCCATTCGCTCGGCCGGCAGGTCGTCGCCGAAGGCGTCGAGACTCGAGAGGCTCTCGAGCTTCTCGCCGAGCTCGAGTGCGACATCGCCCAGGGCTATATCACCGGCAGGCCGATGAGCCTTGAAAGCTTGCGCCGCCGGCTCGCTTCCGAGCGCCGCTCCAAGGTCGCCTAG
- a CDS encoding secondary thiamine-phosphate synthase enzyme YjbQ, translating to MLTQALGSLRVRAPTPGLFDITEKVSGWLDSQRIADGLLTLFCAHTSASLVIQENTAQAARHDLERFFERIAPEDPALYTHNDEGPDDMPAHIRSALTQTELTIPVQAGAMALGTWQGIFLFEHRQSPPDRRIALHLIGEGE from the coding sequence ATGCTTACCCAGGCCCTTGGAAGCCTCCGCGTGCGGGCTCCCACACCCGGCCTTTTCGATATCACGGAGAAGGTTTCAGGCTGGCTCGACTCGCAGCGAATCGCGGACGGGCTTTTAACCCTCTTCTGCGCTCACACCTCCGCATCGCTCGTCATCCAGGAGAATACGGCGCAGGCCGCCCGCCACGATCTGGAACGGTTCTTCGAGCGAATCGCGCCCGAAGACCCAGCCCTCTACACGCATAATGACGAAGGGCCGGACGACATGCCGGCCCATATCCGAAGCGCTCTCACCCAGACTGAGCTGACGATCCCGGTGCAAGCCGGCGCAATGGCGCTCGGCACCTGGCAAGGCATTTTCCTGTTCGAGCACCGCCAATCGCCGCCCGACCGGAGAATTGCGCTTCACCTGATCGGAGAAGGCGAATGA
- a CDS encoding YbaK/EbsC family protein: protein MSLESVRAWLAEHAPDLPVIEVESTTATVATAAEALGVEPGRIAKTLAVRAGNHTFLVVARGDARLDNRKSKDEFGARPRMLGSEETLELTGHPVGGVCPFGLKIALPVYLDVSLRAFDTVFPAGGSLNTSVKVKTDRLFELVGERWVDLCRLPEQPAGG from the coding sequence ATGAGCCTCGAGTCGGTGCGGGCATGGCTGGCCGAGCACGCACCCGACCTGCCGGTGATCGAGGTGGAATCCACGACTGCGACGGTCGCAACCGCGGCGGAGGCCTTGGGTGTTGAGCCGGGGCGAATCGCGAAAACGCTCGCGGTGAGGGCCGGCAACCACACCTTCCTCGTGGTCGCCCGCGGAGACGCGCGCCTCGACAATCGCAAGTCCAAGGACGAGTTCGGCGCGAGGCCGAGGATGCTTGGTTCGGAGGAGACTCTCGAGCTGACGGGCCATCCGGTTGGCGGGGTCTGCCCGTTCGGGCTGAAGATCGCCCTCCCCGTCTATCTCGACGTCTCGCTTCGCGCCTTCGACACCGTCTTTCCCGCAGGCGGCTCGCTCAACACATCGGTGAAGGTGAAGACCGACCGCCTGTTCGAGCTGGTGGGGGAACGCTGGGTGGACCTATGCCGGCTGCCGGAGCAACCTGCCGGGGGATAG
- a CDS encoding NAD(P)/FAD-dependent oxidoreductase: MLIIGGGVAGLSAAAMLSPHVSVTVLEGEESIGYHSSGRSATMLHYALGNSLVRALTLTSRRFFDEPPEGFSDVPLGRQMPVFVHARVDELAALDELDRAIAAFAKVERVGEDEILQVCPVLKVGEGGAVSAIVDRNGLRLDPHALLQGYAKTLRTSGGQLVTSARAAQIKRSGGAWTVVSERGDSFSAPILVDAAGSWADKVAELAGVRPLGVEPKRRTIITFDAPEGSDLSSWPFAKTVGEELYFAPESGRLFASPMDEVASDPCDAQPDDYEVALAAHRVEERTTMKVRRIVHKWAGLRTFAPDRKPVAGFAPDADGFFWLAGQGGFGLQTSPMMGAAVASIIAGTPWPVEGVLPDELSPGRLLRQPA, translated from the coding sequence GTGCTGATCATCGGCGGCGGAGTCGCTGGCCTGTCGGCGGCGGCAATGCTCTCGCCCCACGTTTCGGTCACCGTGCTCGAAGGCGAGGAATCGATCGGCTACCATTCATCCGGCCGAAGCGCGACGATGCTCCACTATGCGCTCGGAAATTCGCTGGTTCGAGCGCTGACCCTGACAAGCCGCCGGTTCTTCGATGAGCCGCCCGAAGGCTTCAGTGACGTGCCGCTGGGCCGGCAGATGCCGGTTTTTGTGCATGCGCGAGTGGATGAACTTGCGGCGCTGGACGAGTTGGACAGAGCTATCGCCGCGTTTGCGAAGGTCGAACGGGTTGGCGAAGACGAAATCCTGCAGGTCTGCCCGGTGCTGAAGGTGGGCGAGGGCGGTGCAGTGTCGGCGATCGTCGACCGGAACGGGCTTCGGCTCGATCCGCACGCCTTGCTGCAGGGCTATGCGAAGACTCTGCGCACCAGCGGCGGACAGCTCGTCACCTCGGCTCGTGCCGCTCAAATCAAGCGCTCCGGAGGGGCGTGGACGGTCGTCAGCGAGCGGGGAGACAGTTTCTCGGCGCCGATTCTGGTCGACGCCGCCGGCTCCTGGGCCGACAAGGTGGCCGAGCTGGCCGGCGTCCGCCCCCTCGGGGTCGAGCCGAAGCGGCGAACGATCATCACTTTCGACGCGCCTGAAGGTTCGGACCTATCCTCATGGCCGTTCGCAAAGACGGTAGGCGAAGAGCTCTACTTTGCTCCGGAATCAGGACGATTGTTCGCTTCGCCGATGGACGAGGTCGCCAGCGATCCCTGCGACGCGCAGCCGGACGATTACGAAGTCGCGCTCGCAGCGCACCGCGTGGAGGAACGGACGACGATGAAGGTCAGGCGGATCGTCCATAAATGGGCTGGGTTGCGGACCTTCGCGCCCGACCGGAAACCTGTAGCCGGCTTTGCTCCAGACGCCGACGGGTTCTTCTGGCTTGCCGGACAGGGCGGCTTCGGGCTGCAGACCTCGCCGATGATGGGCGCCGCGGTCGCCTCGATCATCGCTGGCACGCCCTGGCCTGTCGAAGGGGTGCTTCCGGACGAGCTATCCCCCGGCAGGTTGCTCCGGCAGCCGGCATAG
- a CDS encoding NAD(P) transhydrogenase subunit alpha, producing the protein MKIAVLKETAPGETRCSAIPETVKKFTALGAEMAVEKGAGLSAGISDEDFKEAGAKIGTRKDVLKGAGAILCVSGPEPETLKDAGRGALLVGELDPLRRKVAVEGYAKAGLVALAMEWMPRITRAQSMDVLSSQSNLAGYKAVLEAAAAFGRAFPMMMTAAGTISPAKVFVMGVGVAGLQAIATAKRLGAQVSATDVRSATKEQIQSLGAKPIFVENVAGIEGEGKGGYATEMSPEYQKAQAELVSGHIAKQDIVITTALIPGRPAPRLISDAQLATMRRGSVIVDLAAEAGGNVEGTEAGKTVEKHGVSIIGAPNLARTLAADSSALFARNLYNFLSAFWDKEKSEPELPDDDEIVQAIRLTRGGKVVNERLASS; encoded by the coding sequence GTGAAGATTGCGGTCCTCAAGGAGACGGCGCCCGGCGAGACGCGCTGCTCGGCCATTCCGGAGACGGTGAAGAAATTCACCGCGCTCGGGGCCGAGATGGCGGTCGAGAAGGGAGCTGGGCTTTCAGCCGGCATCTCCGACGAGGACTTCAAGGAAGCGGGCGCGAAGATCGGGACACGCAAGGACGTGCTCAAGGGCGCCGGCGCGATCCTGTGCGTCAGTGGACCCGAACCCGAAACGCTGAAGGACGCAGGGAGGGGCGCGCTTCTGGTGGGAGAGCTTGACCCTCTTCGGCGCAAGGTGGCAGTCGAGGGTTATGCCAAGGCCGGCCTTGTCGCCTTGGCGATGGAATGGATGCCGCGCATTACTCGCGCCCAGTCGATGGATGTCCTCTCGTCCCAGTCGAATCTCGCGGGCTACAAGGCAGTTCTGGAGGCCGCGGCCGCATTCGGCCGGGCCTTCCCGATGATGATGACCGCGGCGGGCACGATCAGCCCGGCGAAGGTGTTCGTAATGGGCGTCGGCGTCGCAGGCCTACAGGCGATCGCCACCGCCAAGCGCCTAGGGGCGCAGGTGAGCGCCACGGACGTCCGTTCGGCGACCAAGGAGCAGATTCAGTCGCTCGGGGCCAAGCCGATCTTCGTCGAGAATGTCGCGGGCATCGAAGGCGAGGGGAAGGGCGGCTATGCGACGGAGATGTCGCCCGAATATCAGAAGGCGCAAGCCGAGCTGGTGTCCGGTCACATCGCCAAGCAGGACATCGTCATCACCACCGCACTCATCCCCGGGCGGCCGGCACCCCGCCTGATCAGCGATGCTCAGCTGGCGACGATGCGCAGGGGCAGTGTAATCGTAGACCTTGCTGCCGAAGCGGGTGGCAATGTCGAGGGAACCGAGGCCGGTAAAACCGTCGAGAAGCACGGGGTCTCGATCATCGGCGCGCCGAATCTGGCGCGAACGCTAGCGGCGGACTCGTCCGCACTCTTCGCCCGAAACTTATACAATTTTCTCAGCGCCTTTTGGGACAAAGAGAAGAGCGAACCTGAACTTCCAGACGACGACGAAATCGTTCAGGCGATCCGCCTGACGCGCGGCGGCAAGGTTGTGAACGAAAGGTTGGCTTCCTCCTGA
- a CDS encoding sigma-54-dependent transcriptional regulator has translation MPNQPIRSLLLVDADAAERRRISAIASRAGWTVIGADGLETAVAILRGPYGPEVRVAVLGNWDPDGTGAIIDALRSCHAQLPVLLLADEEALPLAIEAIRSGATDFLGRPVAPERLLEALASAADRRRPAGELMPIAEKLAHPLSLDQLIGATPEFRSSLAVAAKAARNRLPILIVGEPGTGKETFARAIHSASLRSRSPLVTLDCKSVASNIIDSELFGHEAGAFPGAFSAKSGKMVDADGGTLLLDDVTALTPSTQDALDRTLATGEVRPVGCNGSHSVDVRLIATSSRPLDDSFDPKLRERLEGTVVLLPPLRQRSSDVPALARHLLTRFAEQRLIKPLTIDNEALTVLMRYGWPGNVRQLASVLLRAGLECSSASLSVEDFPHISTQSRFTGRSTDATPNLSQQSSDAAVNGMGAITVFDGDGHIRPLDEIEADLIRLAIGHYRGRMTEVAKRLGIGRSTLYRKLGEIGIDTSAA, from the coding sequence ATGCCCAATCAGCCGATCCGATCGCTGCTCCTGGTTGACGCCGACGCTGCAGAGCGCCGCCGGATCTCTGCGATCGCCTCGCGCGCGGGCTGGACCGTCATCGGCGCGGACGGGTTGGAGACAGCCGTGGCCATCCTTCGTGGCCCTTACGGCCCCGAGGTCAGAGTCGCCGTTCTGGGCAATTGGGACCCGGACGGAACGGGTGCAATCATCGACGCCCTCCGCTCCTGCCACGCGCAGCTTCCGGTTCTCCTTCTCGCCGACGAAGAGGCGCTGCCGCTCGCGATCGAGGCGATCCGCTCCGGAGCCACCGACTTTCTCGGGCGGCCGGTCGCCCCCGAACGCCTGCTCGAAGCCCTTGCATCCGCAGCCGACCGCCGCCGGCCAGCCGGCGAGCTCATGCCGATTGCCGAGAAGCTCGCCCACCCCCTCTCGCTCGACCAGCTCATCGGCGCGACGCCTGAATTCCGCTCATCGCTCGCGGTCGCAGCGAAAGCAGCCCGCAACCGCCTGCCGATCCTGATTGTGGGCGAGCCCGGCACCGGGAAGGAAACCTTCGCCCGCGCAATCCATTCCGCGAGCCTCCGCTCACGCTCGCCGCTGGTGACGCTCGACTGCAAGAGCGTGGCGTCGAACATCATCGACAGCGAGCTGTTCGGCCATGAAGCCGGAGCCTTCCCGGGCGCGTTCTCCGCCAAGAGCGGCAAGATGGTCGACGCCGATGGCGGAACGCTGCTCCTCGACGACGTTACCGCGCTGACCCCTTCGACGCAGGACGCGCTGGACCGCACGCTCGCCACCGGCGAAGTGCGCCCCGTCGGCTGCAACGGCAGCCATTCCGTCGACGTGCGCCTGATCGCAACCAGCAGCCGCCCTCTGGACGATAGCTTCGATCCGAAACTTCGCGAACGACTCGAGGGCACGGTCGTTCTGCTTCCGCCCCTCAGGCAGCGAAGCAGCGACGTTCCGGCGCTGGCACGGCACCTACTCACCCGTTTTGCTGAGCAAAGGCTGATCAAGCCGCTCACGATCGACAATGAAGCACTGACGGTGCTCATGCGCTACGGCTGGCCGGGGAACGTCCGCCAACTGGCGAGCGTGCTGCTGCGCGCGGGGCTGGAGTGCAGCTCGGCCTCCCTCTCGGTCGAGGATTTCCCGCACATCTCCACCCAGTCGCGATTCACCGGCCGCTCGACCGACGCGACGCCGAACCTCAGCCAACAGTCCAGCGACGCTGCGGTCAACGGCATGGGCGCGATCACCGTCTTCGACGGCGACGGCCACATTCGCCCGCTCGACGAGATCGAGGCAGACCTGATTCGCCTTGCGATCGGACATTATCGCGGCCGGATGACCGAGGTCGCCAAGCGCCTCGGGATCGGCCGGTCGACGCTCTACCGGAAGCTGGGCGAAATCGGCATCGACACCAGCGCCGCCTAG
- the folP gene encoding dihydropteroate synthase: MRTLIRPTAFVDSPFGHDGQVARLAGGLNWFAGVELLEIDGNRRSSTNLLSIEELQSQLDDDLSTQWERLTNPRAPLSLGDRTIRLDQPQVMGIVNATPDSFSDGGQFADAGDAAAAGARMSEAGAAIIDVGGESTRPGAQSVWERDEIERIDPVIRQLASGGVAVSIDTRKADVMTAAVAAGARMINDVSALTYDERSAKTAAAAGVPVVLMHHQGAPETMQQNPRYDDVVVEVYLWLEERIAAAEASGVDRSKILVDIGFGFGKTVAHNLELMNHLALYHSLGCPLVIGASRKRSIGALSNEAPPGERLGGSLALALKAAEQGAQIVRAHDVAETVQALKIWRGLRDQALTPRA, encoded by the coding sequence ATGCGAACACTCATCCGCCCGACTGCCTTCGTCGATTCACCGTTCGGCCATGACGGCCAGGTGGCGCGCCTCGCCGGCGGCCTCAACTGGTTCGCCGGGGTCGAGCTGCTGGAAATTGATGGGAACCGACGCTCCTCGACCAACCTCCTTTCTATTGAAGAACTTCAGTCACAGCTTGACGATGATTTATCAACACAATGGGAGCGGCTCACGAACCCAAGAGCGCCGCTGAGCCTGGGCGATCGAACCATCCGCCTCGACCAGCCGCAGGTGATGGGAATCGTCAACGCGACACCAGACAGCTTCTCGGACGGCGGGCAGTTCGCGGATGCAGGCGACGCTGCGGCCGCCGGAGCGCGAATGAGCGAGGCCGGGGCAGCGATCATCGACGTCGGCGGCGAATCCACGCGACCGGGCGCGCAGTCGGTCTGGGAGCGCGACGAGATCGAACGAATTGATCCGGTGATCCGCCAGCTCGCCTCGGGCGGTGTCGCGGTCTCGATCGACACGCGCAAGGCTGACGTCATGACAGCAGCCGTCGCCGCCGGAGCGCGGATGATCAACGATGTGTCGGCCCTGACCTATGACGAGCGATCTGCGAAGACCGCCGCCGCGGCTGGCGTTCCGGTCGTCCTCATGCACCACCAGGGCGCTCCGGAGACGATGCAGCAGAACCCGCGCTACGATGACGTGGTCGTCGAGGTCTATCTGTGGCTCGAGGAGCGGATCGCCGCAGCCGAGGCTTCCGGAGTCGATCGCTCGAAGATCCTGGTCGATATCGGCTTCGGGTTCGGCAAGACCGTGGCTCACAACCTCGAGCTGATGAACCACCTCGCGCTCTATCATTCGCTAGGTTGTCCGCTCGTCATCGGAGCGAGCCGGAAGCGGAGCATCGGCGCCCTGTCGAACGAAGCGCCGCCTGGGGAACGTCTGGGAGGAAGCCTGGCGCTTGCGCTGAAGGCGGCGGAGCAGGGGGCCCAGATCGTTCGGGCGCACGACGTTGCCGAAACCGTCCAGGCGCTCAAGATCTGGCGCGGCCTTCGCGACCAGGCGCTGACACCCCGCGCCTAG
- a CDS encoding site-specific DNA-methyltransferase, which translates to MNLLARVPEPKTRARRPVAAKRELPLDMILIGDCIAQMARLPDKCVDMIFADPPYNLQLGGDLFRPEGGRVDAVDDDWDKFDSLTVYDDFTREWLHEARRILKDDGTIWVIGSYHNIYRVGALLQDAEFWILNDIVWRKSNPMPNFRGTRFTNAHETLIWCAKDEKARYTFNYQAMKALNDDLQMRSDWVLPICSGAERVKGADGAKAHPTQKPEALLYRILLACTKPGDVVLDPFFGTGTTGAVARRLGRHWIGIERERTYVKVALERIESTLPLDESAMATMADRRAAPRVAFGVLVEGGLCPPGSVLTDSRRRYSARVRADGSVESGAHSGSIHKVGAALQGAPSCNGWTFWHVEEGGSLQPIDSLRQRHLSAL; encoded by the coding sequence ATGAACCTGCTTGCTCGAGTTCCAGAGCCGAAAACGCGAGCCCGCCGGCCGGTCGCGGCGAAGCGCGAGTTGCCACTCGACATGATCCTTATCGGTGACTGCATCGCCCAGATGGCGCGGCTTCCCGACAAGTGCGTCGACATGATCTTCGCCGACCCGCCGTACAACCTCCAGCTCGGCGGCGACCTTTTCCGTCCGGAAGGCGGTCGGGTCGATGCGGTGGACGACGATTGGGACAAGTTCGACAGCCTCACCGTCTACGACGACTTCACCCGCGAGTGGCTTCACGAGGCGCGCCGCATCCTGAAGGATGACGGTACGATCTGGGTGATTGGAAGCTATCACAACATCTACCGCGTCGGCGCCCTTCTGCAGGACGCTGAATTCTGGATCTTGAACGACATCGTCTGGCGCAAGTCGAACCCGATGCCGAACTTCCGCGGAACCCGGTTCACCAACGCGCACGAGACTTTGATCTGGTGCGCCAAGGACGAAAAGGCGCGCTACACTTTCAATTATCAGGCGATGAAGGCGCTGAACGACGACCTGCAGATGCGGTCGGACTGGGTGCTTCCGATCTGCAGCGGAGCGGAGCGGGTGAAGGGCGCGGACGGGGCCAAGGCCCATCCGACGCAAAAGCCCGAGGCCCTACTCTACCGAATCCTCCTCGCCTGCACGAAGCCCGGCGACGTGGTCCTCGACCCCTTCTTCGGGACTGGAACGACGGGCGCGGTCGCCCGGCGGCTTGGCCGCCACTGGATCGGGATCGAGCGCGAGCGAACCTATGTGAAGGTCGCGCTGGAGCGGATCGAGTCGACGCTTCCGCTCGACGAGAGCGCGATGGCGACGATGGCCGACCGAAGGGCCGCACCGCGCGTGGCCTTTGGCGTCCTTGTGGAGGGCGGCTTGTGCCCGCCTGGCAGCGTGCTCACAGATTCGAGGCGTCGCTACTCCGCACGTGTCCGCGCCGACGGGTCAGTCGAATCGGGTGCACACAGCGGATCGATCCACAAGGTCGGAGCAGCGCTGCAGGGCGCGCCTTCGTGCAACGGCTGGACCTTCTGGCACGTGGAGGAGGGCGGTTCGCTCCAACCGATCGACAGCTTGCGGCAGCGCCACCTCTCCGCGCTATAG
- the thiD gene encoding bifunctional hydroxymethylpyrimidine kinase/phosphomethylpyrimidine kinase, producing MTPTARILIIAGSDSGGGAGIQADLKTVTMLGGHGMTAITAITAQNTLGVDAVHPVPAEMIIAQIDSVIGDIGVDAVKVGLVPGAFAAEAIANRLERLENIPIVFDPVMVATSGAQLADDSTVAAFGKLMDVATLVTPNLPELSRLTSEEDPVAAALHLVGRHGCAVLIKGGHEEGDALADALIETDNMTSWQGQRIDTRNTHGTGCTLASAITCFLGQGDNLNSAVERARTFVRIALQDSPELGQGAGPLGQGRVRLDVGEGLRLNQVTVTGTNYRKSVEFYRTLGLRQIVDSPENGYARFETAGGATLSVQIDPEEAISATTAVYLECDDLDERTEQLARNGLVFEHGPRNQPWMWREARLRDPSGNIIFLYKAGEARRFPPWRVDE from the coding sequence GTGACGCCGACGGCGCGAATCCTGATCATCGCTGGCTCCGATTCTGGGGGCGGGGCGGGGATTCAGGCTGACCTGAAGACGGTTACCATGCTCGGCGGTCACGGGATGACCGCAATCACCGCGATCACCGCTCAGAATACGCTGGGAGTGGATGCAGTTCACCCGGTCCCGGCCGAGATGATCATCGCCCAGATCGATTCGGTCATCGGCGACATTGGCGTCGATGCGGTAAAAGTCGGCCTGGTGCCCGGAGCATTCGCCGCAGAAGCGATCGCCAACCGCCTGGAAAGACTGGAGAACATCCCGATCGTTTTCGATCCGGTGATGGTCGCTACGAGCGGGGCCCAGCTTGCGGACGATTCTACCGTCGCTGCGTTCGGAAAGCTGATGGACGTGGCGACCCTCGTCACGCCCAACCTTCCCGAGTTGAGCCGCCTGACAAGCGAGGAAGACCCGGTCGCCGCCGCGCTCCACCTCGTGGGCCGTCACGGCTGCGCGGTGCTGATCAAGGGCGGGCACGAGGAGGGCGACGCGCTTGCCGACGCGTTGATCGAAACGGACAATATGACGAGCTGGCAAGGCCAGCGGATCGACACGAGGAATACCCACGGGACGGGCTGCACGCTCGCAAGCGCGATCACCTGCTTCCTCGGCCAAGGCGACAACCTCAATTCGGCGGTGGAGCGGGCGCGGACGTTCGTTCGAATCGCACTCCAGGATTCGCCGGAGCTAGGCCAGGGGGCGGGGCCGCTTGGCCAGGGGCGGGTGCGCCTCGACGTTGGGGAAGGACTGCGGCTGAACCAAGTGACCGTAACCGGCACCAACTACCGCAAGTCGGTGGAATTCTACCGGACCCTGGGCCTGAGGCAGATCGTCGACAGCCCGGAGAACGGCTACGCGCGATTCGAGACTGCCGGCGGGGCAACCTTGTCGGTTCAAATCGACCCTGAAGAAGCGATTTCCGCGACCACCGCGGTCTATCTGGAATGCGACGATCTCGACGAGCGGACCGAGCAGCTGGCCCGCAACGGCCTGGTGTTCGAGCACGGTCCGCGCAATCAGCCGTGGATGTGGCGCGAGGCGCGGCTCCGCGACCCGTCCGGCAACATCATCTTCCTCTACAAGGCCGGAGAAGCCCGCCGCTTCCCACCGTGGCGAGTCGACGAATAA